CATCATTGTGGCCAACCAGCTCCCCATAAGAGCTCAGAGGAAGGCGGATGACAGTAAGGGTTGGATTTTCAGTTGGGATGAGAATTCACTACTTCTCCAACTGAAAGATGGTTTGGGGGATGATGAGATTGAAGTGATTTATGTTGGTTGTCTTAAGGAGGAGATTCACCCGAACGAACAAGATGAGGTTTCCCAAATCCTCCTCGAGACCTTTAAATGTGTCCCAACCTTTCTCCCACCAGATCTTTTCAGCCGCTACTATCATGGGTTTTGCAAGCAACAGTTGTGGCCGCTGTTTCATTACATGCTGCCCCTTTCGCCGGACCTCGGTGGTAGGTTCAACCGGTCATTATGGCAAGCGTATGTGTCAGTGAACAAGATTTTTGCAGACAGGATCATGGAAGTGATTAACCCAGAAGATGATTTTGTCTGGGTACATGACTATCATCTGATGGTGTTGCCGACCTTTTTGAGGAAGAGATTCAACCGTGCGAAACTTGGGTTTTTCCTCCACAGTCCGTTCCCTTCGTCTGAGATTTACAAGACATTGCCTGTTAGGGAAGAGATTCTGAGAGCCCTTTTAAATTCTGATTTGATCGGATTCCATACATTTGACTATGCAAGGCATTTCCTCTCTTGCTGTAGTCGAATGCTTGGTCTTACGTATGAATCCAAGCGGGGTTATATAGGCCTCGAGTATTATGGTCGAACTGTTAGCATCAAGATTCTTCCTGTTGGCATACACATGGGTCAGCTGCAGTCTGTTTTGAGCCTACCAGAAACGGAAGCCAAGGTTGCTGAGCTTATCAAACAGTTCTCTGACCAGGGAAGGACAATGTTACTTGGAGTTGATGACATGGATATTTTCAAGGGTATAAGTCTGAAGCTTTTGGCAATGGAGCAGCTGCTTGTTCAGCATCCAGAGTGGCAGGGGAAGGTCGTGTTGGTGCAGATAGCCAATCCAGCTAGGGGTCGGGGAAAAGACGTGAAAGAAGTTCAGGCAGAGACATCCTCAACTGTGAAGCGAATTAATGAAACGTTTGGGAGACCCGGATATAAGCCTGTCGTGTTGATTGATGAGCCACTCAAGTTCTATGAGAGAATTGCATATTATGTTGTTGCCGAGTGTTGCTTGGTGACCGCTGTCAGGGATGGAATGAATCTAATTCCATATGAATACATAATCGGTCGGCAAGGAAATTCGAAGTTGGACAAAGTTTTGGGGTTGGAGCCGTCCATCCCGAAGAAGAGCATGTTAGTTGTGTCCGAGTTCATTGGCTGCTCTCCTTCTTTGAGCGGAGCAATTCGTGTGAACCCCTGGAATATTGATGCTGTGGCAGATGCAATGGACTGTGCCCTGGAGATGGCGGAGCCAGAAAAACAGCTCAGGCACGAGAAGCATTATAGATATGTCAGCACGCATGATGTTGGGTACTGGGCCCGTAGTTTCCTCCAGGATTTGGAAAGGACATGTAAGGGCCATTTGCGTCAGAGGTCCTGGGGTATTGGGTTCGGGTTGAGTTTCAGAGTTGTGGCCCTTGGTCCAAACTTCAGGAAGCTTTCTATGGAGCATATAGTGTCAGCTTACAGGAGGACTGCAACTAGGGCGATCCTTCTCGACTATGATGGCACATTGATGCCTCAGGCTTCCATCGATAAGAGCCCGACTTCTAAATCCATTGAAATCCTGAATAGCTTGTGcagagacaagaacaacatgGTTTTCATTGTTAGTGCCAAAAGTCGCAAAGTACTAGCTGAATGGTTCTCTCCTTGTGAGAAACTTGGAATTGCTGCTGAGCATGGATACTTTCTACGGTAATTTGTGTAAATATCAATTTTTATGCTTATGGAAATGCAgtttaaattaaaactaatgatTATATGGAAACAGGTTAAAGCGAGATGCAGAATGGGAAACTTGTGTACCAGTTGCGGACAGTAGTTGGAAGCAGATTGCAGAGCCGGTAATGAAGCTTTACACTGAAACAACTGATGGTTCCACCATTGAAGACAAGGAAACTGCACTTGTGTGGTGTTATGAGGATGCGGATCCTGATTTTGGATCATGCCAAGCTAAGGAACTTCTGGATCATCTTGAAAGTGTGCTTGCTAATGAACCAGTTACTGTTAAAACCGGGCAGAATGTAGTTGAGGTTAAGCCACAGGTTTGATACACCTCCCCTTATTAAATTGAATCTCTGTTGTTCTGTAAATACTCTCTCTAATCTGTATGACTGTTATCCAAACTGTACACAAGCTTAGTAACACATGTGAAACTGTAAAAGCCAATGAGAAGTTCGAGAGTTAGAGAATCACGAGGCTAAAATTAGATGTTGAAACCAAGACTGTTAATTGGTATTATTTATATCTTAAATGTGTTTATCTAAAATTTGTATGTATATACTTTTAAGATTTTAACaaatgtatattttggaaaagaTTATGGCCCTTTTCGGGGCAACAGATGAAGTATTCTCTGTTTGTTTCCTCTAGCATTAATGATTAGTCGAGGTTTCTTTACTCACGAAGTTCATGCTGATTGAGTTGGCTGCATAGGTATGAAAACTTTTCTTCGTATGAATTGTGGAATTTTGCCTTTATATCCTGATTCCTGATATGTCTCATCACGATTGAATATATTTGAAACAGTGTTTTATGAAGCATCCTGTGATAAATTCCTGACCGACTTCATGTATctaatataaaaaaagaaatatacGATGCTTCGGGTACTAATTGGATCATGTGAAGCATTCATGTGAAGTGCGAAGTTTGAAACAAAGGGACTTACTGTTATAAGCAATGTGTGTTGACTCAGATTGCTGAACTGGAATTACAATATCTCGATTAGCTGTGACACTCTCGTGTGTATGCAGGGCGTAAACAAGGGACTTGTAGCAAAACGTCTACTTTCCACCATGCAAGAAAGGGAAATGTCACCAGATTTTGTTCTCTGCATAGGGGATGACCGATCTGATGAAGACATGTTTGAGGTAATTACAAGTTCCATATCAGGCCCATCCATTGCTCCCAGAGCAGAAGTGTTTGCGTGCACAGTTTGCAAAAAACCCAGCAAAGCCAAGTATTATCTGGATGATGTAGCGGAGATTGTTAGGTTGATGCAGGGATTGGCATGTGTCTCTGAGCAAACTGTACCTCTGTAAGTTTACCAAAGATAAAGATATGGCATTGTCTCATTTTCTTCGTAACTGCCACAACGAAGGCCGGACGGTGTATTTCACAGTGCTTCTGCTTCCTTGCTTCTTTCGTTCATCATGTAAAAAGTATGTAGTGTTATGAGAAGCTGTGCATTCGGATACTTTTCTCGCATTTGTTGTTGTAAAGCTGTAAATGTGTTTGTGCATGAAGTCCGAACTCGTTTCACCGCAGTTGATAATCGGCAGTCTTAAACGAGGGAAACCTCGTTCATGTCAGTTTCTCTTATGTCTGATTTGGTTTCACTTAGCAAATTGATGTCGTTTGATATACATCGGTGCATATGTTAAAAATCTGTTCATTGGTTTTGGATCCGCCGGAGTGGCGCAGTTGGTGGTGCCGGAAATTGAGTCCCCAAGCGAACATGTCCGGTGTGAATGGTTGGCAAGGCTCTCTTGTGTTGCTTTTCTTGGTAACTCGGCAGAATTCATACCTTAAGGCTTAAGTTGTCTTGTACGGTGTCGTTTGCTGTGTTTTATATGCTAACTTCTTTACATTTGTTCTCAAATGGAATCGTAACCACGGCCGTCAATGATCATCGTTTTCTGTCGTGCTTCTTGTTTGACTGCTAAGCTTGTTCTGTTACTGTTATATTTTCTTGGATCCACACCCATGTCTATGGCTAATGGggttcttcttcctcccttgGCCCAGTAAAAGTAGAAAAATCGGTTAAATCATTAAAATAAAGGAAACTAACTAAAAGGGTTTGacaactttgagttttaacgaaaataacaaaaagGTGTTTGTAAGTGGTTTTTCGTTAAGTGAACAATAACagaagttttttgttaaaacttcctTAAAATAATTAAGGTAGTGGAGTAGATAGACGTGAACTTTATCTAGGTCCCGCACCataaattttttgttctttattaaaaaaaaaaaaaaatatatatatatatatatatagtaaaagATGGCAAAGTCATGACAGTTTACTCTTTTCAAGGTTGCAACAACTATGAGAGGCATTTCAGCTTTTTGTGACCACTATCGAGGAATTTATTAGCGTAAGAAATCGAACATAGATTCAGCTGTATG
The nucleotide sequence above comes from Malus sylvestris chromosome 16, drMalSylv7.2, whole genome shotgun sequence. Encoded proteins:
- the LOC126607059 gene encoding alpha,alpha-trehalose-phosphate synthase [UDP-forming] 6 — its product is MVSKSYSNLLELASGEGDSFGRIGRRIPRVMNVAGVMSDVDDEGYTSSSSSQPDRIIIVANQLPIRAQRKADDSKGWIFSWDENSLLLQLKDGLGDDEIEVIYVGCLKEEIHPNEQDEVSQILLETFKCVPTFLPPDLFSRYYHGFCKQQLWPLFHYMLPLSPDLGGRFNRSLWQAYVSVNKIFADRIMEVINPEDDFVWVHDYHLMVLPTFLRKRFNRAKLGFFLHSPFPSSEIYKTLPVREEILRALLNSDLIGFHTFDYARHFLSCCSRMLGLTYESKRGYIGLEYYGRTVSIKILPVGIHMGQLQSVLSLPETEAKVAELIKQFSDQGRTMLLGVDDMDIFKGISLKLLAMEQLLVQHPEWQGKVVLVQIANPARGRGKDVKEVQAETSSTVKRINETFGRPGYKPVVLIDEPLKFYERIAYYVVAECCLVTAVRDGMNLIPYEYIIGRQGNSKLDKVLGLEPSIPKKSMLVVSEFIGCSPSLSGAIRVNPWNIDAVADAMDCALEMAEPEKQLRHEKHYRYVSTHDVGYWARSFLQDLERTCKGHLRQRSWGIGFGLSFRVVALGPNFRKLSMEHIVSAYRRTATRAILLDYDGTLMPQASIDKSPTSKSIEILNSLCRDKNNMVFIVSAKSRKVLAEWFSPCEKLGIAAEHGYFLRLKRDAEWETCVPVADSSWKQIAEPVMKLYTETTDGSTIEDKETALVWCYEDADPDFGSCQAKELLDHLESVLANEPVTVKTGQNVVEVKPQGVNKGLVAKRLLSTMQEREMSPDFVLCIGDDRSDEDMFEVITSSISGPSIAPRAEVFACTVCKKPSKAKYYLDDVAEIVRLMQGLACVSEQTVPL